From Bacteroidota bacterium, a single genomic window includes:
- a CDS encoding aspartate 1-decarboxylase, with amino-acid sequence MQIQVLKSKIHNAFITEADVNYIGSITIDEDLMDAVSLIEGEQVHVINHRNGERLITYVIKGKRGTKEICMNGPAALKISKGDKVIIIAYVGMKIEAAKKFKPKIIFPKEDNSI; translated from the coding sequence ATGCAGATACAAGTTTTAAAATCAAAAATTCACAATGCATTTATAACGGAAGCTGATGTAAATTATATCGGAAGTATTACCATTGATGAAGATTTAATGGATGCTGTTAGCTTAATTGAAGGGGAACAGGTTCATGTAATCAATCACAGAAACGGAGAGCGTCTGATAACATATGTTATAAAAGGCAAAAGAGGTACTAAAGAGATTTGCATGAATGGTCCGGCAGCTCTGAAAATAAGTAAGGGAGATAAAGTAATTATTATTGCCTATGTTGGAATGAAAATTGAAGCAGCAAAAAAATTTAAACCTAAGATAATATTCCCAAAGGAAGATAATTCCATATAA